In Acanthopagrus latus isolate v.2019 chromosome 17, fAcaLat1.1, whole genome shotgun sequence, the following are encoded in one genomic region:
- the LOC119006009 gene encoding titin-like isoform X10, producing the protein MQCKVTLLDDTQFECELDKHAKGQELITKVCDHVNLMEKDYFGLAHWDTPTDKTWLEATKEIRKQVSGAVYEFAFSVKFYPPDPAQLTEDLTRYYLCLQLRKDIMRGVLPCSFVTLSLLGSYVAQSELGEYDPEVHGTDYVKDLTLAPGQSKELEEKVMDLHRTYRSMSPAQADMLFLENAKKLAMYGVDLHQAKDLDGVDITLGVCSSGLMVYKDKLRINRFPWPKVLKISYKRSSFFIKIRASEQEQYESTIGFKLPHYKASKKLWKVCVEHHTFFRVPTVEPPTSRRFLVLGSKFRYSGRTQAQTRQASSMIDRPAPRFTRSASKRLSRNLDGAGDETLQFLQRLSTSTRSEVDDWSLMLTSDKPQPSHEFPARVKSEQPSVQSGEASQSVRTVTVTWQDTETMQTSSQTITQTASQPWQELASDQQRRKADEWSALLLRYPPFPFVPPSDYVKQTDSLMLPAKLRLAETSSMDRLLQPPLKQQDDWYLYFDRIFSQSSFERTDKPFSSVAQFQLQQEDKQGMYVAEQELTDEQVIERLKENVTLIDQLTEMHILERRLKEVRFLEERLQEMDEMAEIIEEVIEEELGKKEVDKLRDEERDLELEEQIQARGIAKAVVKKSVKRIQEDEVDELEEEIKRVFLKGLIPEEEEAEVKQESLEEVKDESLLDDSLTERLRQIEKEWQNEVEEKSGSSDIVTTTTSVVAYHKVEHRTKKRVTIVDERGPRREETEEVRVQTGVMSEESLEKEDKWRKTEILEEITETEVSERLQPEVKTKVADNDVWFILLDRLPYKAVFIPPVTTVETAQVIEGEYFTSTTEITTADEETEVIVEERKITEEEVWRIPEIPPPEAATERDDDWFVLLDVVSRETPYVPPVTLKERDALDTKSFVSVVQTAPDEEIREVVAEERKIIQEAPRLLQEIPQQPVTDRDDDWFVLLDVVPRETSYVPPVAVAQRVEVSPEERVSLVETTTIERIEKRVEVVVATTEKEKDLSEKQEVVLPQAVREIEDDWFVLLDVAARESSFVPPVTTGDYAQVYREERIATVVETTPTTTATEAITVESRKEVVVEEIVVRKVDKKFPTLIISEQKVSLRERDDDWFVLLDVVRREPSFVPPVTVAKYSQVYPEERISTVMETITVESRKEFVVEETVVPKFPKQIIPEQKISQPVSEREDDWFVLLDVAARETSFVPPATMLAQVYREERISTVVETKTVEPRKEVVVEKIVVQMEDTNLPKQIIQQAISQPIRQIDDDWFILLDVVSREAAYVPPVTPVKIIPDMRKSFEIEVKTTETTTLKKTMIIVDSRQDETRPSEIRPSQIAPPSEREGGDDWFLLFDIIREKPLVVPPVAVVERVVDVVAAKTVPVPKPAFIMEDLRPTVKLVETKPPQPRQVDDDWFVLLDVATKAPVAVDELVRMRPEVRPAKEIATIEQRALQSITIVEERQRQEKVVQQKPRPAVREVEDDWFILLDLATKKSVAAPERIQFPAERRAPTAVAKTRITISETRPQFEKRILEERRPLTHVNDDWFVLLDVGAKESVVITESGRGTRPVSAPVFSQAALAEAGIPMAPLDQPQTSTPIKTSRKEERRLEVTVEAVEPSKIEAVTESKPAVWRDQREVHSSLITTINGDIQHVSEAMSVEVVRMRKKRAKKIEGDSIYIRHSLLMLEDFDKPNEDVLKHHASISELKRNFMSAVPEQRPSEWDKRLSTHSPFRTLGINGQPLPSADGVTDDGTDDKDSTSVSQTISSETSSGTTVTTTTTHISKVVKSGSSETRVEKRIVITADSDVDQDKGKDGGASAL; encoded by the exons ATGCAATGCAAAGTCACCTTACTGGATGACACTCAGTTTGAGTGTGAACTTGAT AAACATGCTAAAGGCCAAGAGCTTATAACAAAGGTGTGTGACCATGTCAACCTGATGGAGAAAGACTACTTTGGCCTTGCTCACTGGGACACACCGACCGACAag ACATGGCTGGAAGCCACCAAAGAGATCCGGAAACAGGTTTCAGGTGCTGTGTACGAGTTTGCATTCAGTGTGAAGTTCTACCCACCTGATCCGGCACAGCTCACTGAAGACCTCACCAG ATACTACCTGTGTCTTCAGCTGAGGAAAGACATAATGCGTGGTGTTCTACCCTGTTCCTTTGTCACACTGTCCCTGCTGGGCTCCTATGTAGCCCAGTCAGAGCTTGGGGAGTATGACCCAGAGGTCCATGGAACAGATTATGTTAAAGACCTGACCCTGGCCCCCGGACAGAGCAAAGAGTTGGAGGAAAAAGTAATGGATCTGCATCGCACATACAG gTCAATGAGTCCAGCCCAAGCAGACATGTTGTTTCTGGAAAACGCCAAGAAACTCGCCATGTATGGAGTTGACCTGCACCAAGCCAAG GATCTTGATGGTGTCGACATCACACTGGGGGTTTGCTCCAGTGGTCTGATGGTTTACAAAGACAAGCTAAGGATCAACCGTTTCCCTTGGCCCAAAGTGCTCAAGATCTCTTACAAACGCAGCAGCTTCTTCATCAAAATCAGGGCATCAGAG CAAGAGCAGTATGAAAGCACAATTGGCTTTAAACTGCCCCACTACAAAGCCTCGAAGAAGCTGTGGAAAGTTTGCGTTGAACACCATACCTTCTTCAG ggTTCCAACAGTAGAGCCCCCCACATCACGTCGCTTCCTTGTCTTGGGCTCCAAGTTCCGGTACAGCGGGCGCACACAGGCCCAGACCCGCCAGGCAAGCTCCATGATTGACCGCCCAGCCCCTCGTTTCACACGTTCTGCAAGCAAGAGGTTGTCCCGTAACCTAGATGGAG CTGGAGATGAAACTCTCCAGTTCCTACAACGACTCTCCACATCAACCAGGTCTGAGGTTGATGACTGGTCACTGATGCTGACATCTGACAAACCCCAGCCATCTCATGAATTTCCAG CCAGAGTGAAGTCTGAGCAGCCTTCGGTTCAGTCCGGGGAGGCCAGTCAGTCTGTTCGCACAGTAACAGTGACCTGGCAGGACACCGAGACTATGCAGACTAGCTCTCAAACCATCACCCAGACAGCCAGTCAGCCGTGGCAGGAGCTGGCATCTgatcagcagaggagaaaggcAGACGAGTGGTCTGCACTGCTCCTTCGTTACCCTCCTTTTCCATTTGTCCCACCGTCTGATTATGTGAAACAGACAG ATTCTCTGATGTTGCCAGCTAAGCTCAGGTTGGCAGAAACGAGCTCTATGGACAGACTATTGCAACCACCATTGAAACAGCAAGATGATTGGTACCTTTACTTTGACCGAATCTTCAGCCAATCCTCATTTGAGCGTACTGACAAACCTT TCTCTTCTGTAGCTCAgttccagctccagcaggaggATAAGCAGGGCATGTATGTGGCAGAGCAGGAACTGACCGATGAGCAGGTCATTGAGAGGCTGAAGGAAAATGTGACCTTGATAGATCAGCTGACAGAGATGCATATTTTGGAAAGGAGGTTGAAGGAAGTGAGGTTTTTAGAGGAAAGGCTCCAAGAAATGGATGAGATGGCAGAGATAATTGAGGAAGTAATAGAGGAGGAATTGGGTAAGAAGGAGGTAGATAAGTTGAGAGACGAAGAGAGAGATTTGGAGCTGGAAGAACAAATACAAGCTAGAGGAATAGCTAAAGCAGTGGTGAAGAAGTCAGTGAAAAGAATACAGGAGGATGAAGTGGATGAACTTGAAGAGGAGATAAAGCGAGTGTTTTTAAAAGGCTTGAtacctgaagaggaagaggctgaGGTGAAGCAGGAGAGTCTAGAAGAGGTAAAAGATGAGAGCCTGTTAGATGATAGTTTGACAGAGAGACTACGACAGATTGAAAAAGAATGGCAGAACGAGGTGGAAGAGAAGTCTGGCTCTTCAGATATCGTCACTACTACCACTTCTGTAGTGGCATACCATAAGGTGGAACATAGGACTAAGAAGAGGGTGACTATTGTAGATGAGAGAGGGCCAAGGCGGGAGGAAACTGAAGAAGTGCGGGTACAGACTGGTGTCATGTCAGAGGAAAGCttagaaaaagaagacaaatggCGTAAGACAGAAATACTAGAGGAGATAACTGAGACAGAAGTCTCAGAGAGGCTTCAGCCTGAGGTTAAAACTAAGGTGGCAGATAATGATGTCTGGTTCATACTTCTTGACCGCCTTCCATACAAAGCTGTTTTCATACCACCAG TTACCACTGTGGAAACTGCTCAGGTGATAGAAGGCGAGTATTTCACCTCAACAACTGAGATCACAACAGCTGATGAGGAAACAGAGGTGATAgtggaagagagaaaaataacagaggAGGAGGTATGGCGTATACCAGAGATCCCACCACCAGAGGCTGCAACAGAAAGAGATGATGACTGGTTtgtgctgctggatgttgtttCCAGAGAAACACCTTATGTACCACCAG TTACACTGAAGGAAAGAGACGCACTGGATACAAAAagttttgtctctgtggttcAAACTGCACCTGATGAGGAGATTAGAGAAGTAGTAGCTGAAGAAAGGAAGATTATACAGGAGGCACCAAGACTTCTACAAGAAATCCCACAGCAGCCAGTGACAGACAGGGATGATGACTGGTTTGTGTTGCTGGACGTTGTTCCCAGAGAAACATCATATGTACCACCAG TTGCTGTTGCACAGCGTGTTGAAGTGTCTCCAGAAGAACGCGTCTCCTTGGTTGAAACGACAACTATTGAGAGGATAGAAAAAAGAGTGGAAGTTGTGGTAGcaacaactgaaaaagaaaaagatttgaGTGAAAAGCAAGAAGTTGTTCTGCCACAGGCTGTGAGAGAGATAGAAGATGACTGGTTTGTGCTGCTGGACGTTGCCGCTAGAGAATCATCATTTGTACCACCAG TTACCACGGGTGATTATGCTCAGGTCTATCGTGAAGAACGAATTGCTACTGTCGTGGAAACGACTCCTACTACTACTGCAACGGAAGCAATAACAGTAGAGTCCAGGAAGGAGGTTGTAGTTGAAGAGATTGTGGTGCGGAAGGTGGACAAGAAGTTCCCCACACTTATTATTTCAGAGCAAAAAGTATCCCTAAGAGAAAGAGATGATGACTGGTTtgtgctgctggatgttgtCCGTAGAGAACCATCATTTGTGCCACCAG TTACCGTGGCCAAGTACTCTCAGGTTTATCCTGAGGAAAGAATTTCTACTGTCATGGAAACTATAACTGTTGAGTCCAGGAAGGAGTTTGTAGTTGAAGAGACTGTGGTGCCGAAGTTTCCCAAGCAAATTATTCCAGAGCAAAAAATATCCCAGCCAGTCAGTGAAAGAGAAGATGACTGGTTTGTGCTGCTGGATGTTGCCGCTAGAGAGACATCATTTGTGCCACCAG CAACCATGCTTGCACAGGTCTATCGAGAAGAAAGAATTTCTACTGTggtggaaacaaaaacagtagaGCCCAGGAAGGAGGTTGTAGTTGAAAAGATTGTGGTGCAGATGGAGGACACAAATCTTCCCAAGCAAATTATTCAACAAGCAATATCCCAGCCAATTAGACAAATAGATGATGACTGGTTTATCCTGTTGGATGTTGTTTCCAGAGAAGCTGCCTACGTCCCTCCAG TTACTCCTGTTAAGATTATTCCTGATATGAGGAAGTCATTTGAGATTGAGGTGAAAACCACAGAGACGACAACATTGAAGAAGACCATGATTATTGTGGACAGCAGGCAAGATGAGACACGTCCATCTGAAATTAGACCAAGCCAAATTGCACCTCCgtcagagagggaaggaggagatgaTTGGTTCCTCCTGTTTGACATCATCCGTGAAAAGCCCCTTGTCGTACCACCAG TTGCTGTGGTTGAGCGTGTTGTGGATGTGGTGGCAGCCAAAACCGTACCTGTACCAAAACCAGCATTCATCATGGAAGACCTGAGGCCAACTGTGAAGTTGGTGGAGACTAAACCCCCACAACCGAGACAGGTGGATGATGACTGGTTTGTGCTGCTAGATGTTGCAACAAAAGCACCAG TTGCTGTGGACGAACTTGTCCGCATGCGCCCTGAAGTAAGACCAGCTAAAGAGATTGCAACCATAGAGCAGAGGGCACTGCAGAGCATTACCATAGTGGAAGAGAGGCAGCGTCAGGAGAAGGTGGTACAGCAGAAACCACgtccagcagtgagagaggtggaggatgatTGGTTTATTCTTCTGGATTTGGCCACTAAAAAATCAG TCGCCGCACCTGAGCGTATCCAGTtcccagcagagaggagagctccAACTGCTGTGGCCAAAACAAGGATCACAATTTCTGAGACGAGACCACAGTTTGAGAAACGGATCCTGGAGGAAAGACGTCCGCTCACACATGTCAATGATGATTGGTTTGTTCTACTAGATGTTGGCGCAAAAGAGtcag TGGTAATcacagagagtgggagaggCACCCGTCCCGTCAGTGCTCCAGTCTTCTCACAGGCTGCTCTAGCAGAGGCAGGGATCCCCATGGCTCCTCTGGATCAGCCCCAGACCTCTACTCCAATCAAGACCAGCCGCAAGGAGGAAAGAAGGCTGGAGGTGACTGTTGAAGCTGTGGAGCCCTCAAAAATCGAGGCTGTGACTGAGAGCAAG CCAGCAGTGTGGAGGGACCAGAGAGAAGTACACTCTTCACTGATAACCACCATCAATGGGGACATTCAG CACGTGTCTGAGGCGATGAGCGTGGAGGTGGTGCGAATGCGAAAG aaaaGAGCTAAGAAAATTGAGGGTGACTCAATTTATATCAGACATAGCCTTTTAATGTTGGAG GATTTCGACAAGCCTAACGAGGATGTGCTCAAGCATCACGCCAGCATCAGTGAGCTTAAGAGGAACTTCATGAGTGCCGTCCCGGAGCAGAGGCCCAGTGAGTGGGACAAGCGCCTGTCCACGCACTCTCCATTCCGCACCCTGGGGATCAATGGTCAGCCTCTTCCCAGTGCAGATGGG GTGACAGACGATGGGACAGATGACAAAGATAGCACATCTGTGTCCCAGACTATTAGCTCGGAGACGAGCAGTGGCACCAcagtcaccaccaccactactcACATCTCAAAG GTAGTGAAAAGCGGATCTTCGGAGACTCGTGTAGAGAAGAGAATCGTCATAACTGCAGACTCTGATGTTGACCAAGATAAG gggAAAGATGGCGGAGCATCAGCATTGTAA